The sequence GCCGTTTGCCGCGAGCTCGCCACCCGCGGCGCGTGTGAGCGCGAGATAGCCGATCGATACCATGTGCGCGCCGGTGTCGCCGGCCTCGGCATGACGGCCGCGATCGCCGAAGGTGTAGAGCTGCTCGACATAGCCGAGCCGCAAGCCCGCCTGCTCCTCGACCCAGGCGCGCAGGCCGATCTCGAAGGTGCGATGGCTCAGCGCATCGAACGGTCCGAACGGCAGGCCCGCCAGCCCGTCGCTGCTGTGCGCAGTGAGGATCAGCGGCTCATGGTCCTCGATCGCGACGATCGCAGCGGTCAGACCGATCTCGATCGGTGTCAGCAGCGTCTCGCTCATGCGGCTGAGATCGCGAGTGTTGTGAGAAAGATAAGCCGGTTGATTGTGGCGGCGTGACCGCGGGCTCGCTGTAACCTCTCCCGCTTGCGGGAGAGGTCGGCGCGTAGCGCCGGGTGAGGGCTTTCTCCTCTAGGGGATTGTCCCGTTGCGGGGACACCCTCTCCCCAACGCTCTCCCGCAAGCGGAAGAGGGGGCGCAGTCCCATCGCGGCTGCTATTCGACTCCCGCCTCATTCGAGCTCGATCACGAAGGGGCGGCCCTCGACCATCATCGCGCCCGGGCCCATCTCGTCGAGGGCGCGCAGCATGCGGCCGTTGCGCCCGAGCGCGCGGTCGGCGAGGCCGACGATGCGCCGGTTCGGCGAGGCGATCGGAGAGGCCGCGCGGATCTTCTTCGCGATCTCGATCTCGTCGCGATGCGGATTGAGCGCGCAGACGGCGGCGAAGGCGCTCGCGGTGGAGCGGCTGATGCCAGCATAACAATGCACCACCAGCGGCGCGCTGCGGTCCCAGCCGCGCACGAAGTTCAGAACCTGCTCGATATGTGTCTCCGACGGCGCGACAAAGCCGTCCATCTCCTCGGTGATGTCGTCCATCGACACCTTGAGATGGTTGGCCGGCAGCACCGATACCGGACGCGCCACCTGCTCGACATTGGCCATCACGGTCAGCACGTGGCTGGCCCTGGTGAGGCGGACGGTTTCGGGAAGCGCAGCGAGGGAACAGACGTGGATCATGGTGGACCTTTTTGCCGCTGATTATAGCGAGCGCTCGTAGGGTGGGCAAAGGCGCATCGTGCCGTGCCCACCTTTTCGCAACTGCGCGCATCACGCCCGGTTTGGTGGGCACGCTTCGCTTTGCCCACCCTACGAAGGGATGACGCTACGCAAACACCGCGCCAAACCGCTCCAGAAACTGCTTCTCCGCCCGCGCCGCGGTCCAGGGCGTGAGATAATCGCGCCGGACGCTGTCGGAGAGACCCGGATCCTTGCCGAACAGACGCCGCGCCTCGCTCTCGCTGAAGCCGGCAAGCTCGGTTGCCTCGAGATAGGCCGCACCGCGATCGGCGGCCTTGATCGCCTGCGTGATCTCGTCCGCCAGCACCGGCGGCAGGCCGAAGCGGACATGAATGGCGCCGAGCAGGCGTTTCTCCACCGCCTTGTAATGGCCGTCGAGCACCGCCTTGAATGGCGAGATCATGTCGCCGATGACATATTCGGGCGCATCGTGCAGCAGCGCGGCGAGCCGCATGCGCTGGTCCACGCGCGGCATCTCGTGCCGCAGCACGGTCTCCACCAGCAGCGTGTGTTGTGCGACCGAGAAGATGTGCGCGCCGGTGGTCTGCCCGTTCCAGCGCGCGACGCGCGCGAGGCCATGGGCGATGTCGGCAATCTCGACGTCGAGCGGGGAGGGATCGAGCAGGTCGAGCCGCCGGCCCGACAGCATGCGCTGCCAGGCGCGGGACTCTGCGCCCCGTGAAGTTTTCTTGGCCGTCATTTGGCCTTGAGGCGCGGCTTGCGCTGCGTCTTGCCGCAGGTTGCGTGGCAATGGCAGTCGACCAGATGGTCGTTGACCATGCCGGTCGCCTGCATGAAGGCGTACACGATGGTCGGGCCAACGAATTTGAAGCCGCGCGCGGACAACTCCTTGGAGATCTGCACCGACAGCGGCGTCGAGGCCGGCACGCTTCCCGTGGTCTTGAAATGGTTGACCTTGGGCTTTCCGTCCATGAAGTCCCACAGCAGTCTTGAGAAGCCCGGGCCCTTCTCCATGATGTCGAGATAGGACTTCGCGCTGAGGATGGCGCCGTCGATCTTGGCACGGTTGCGCACGATGCCGGCATCGTTCATCAGCGCATGGACCTTCTTCGCATTGTAGCGCGCGATCTTCTCCGGCTGGAAATCGTCGAAAGCTTTGCGGAAATTGTCGCGCTTGCGCAGGATCGTGATCCAGGAGAGGCCGGCCTGAAAGCCGTCG is a genomic window of Bradyrhizobium sp. CB1717 containing:
- a CDS encoding HD family hydrolase; translation: MTAKKTSRGAESRAWQRMLSGRRLDLLDPSPLDVEIADIAHGLARVARWNGQTTGAHIFSVAQHTLLVETVLRHEMPRVDQRMRLAALLHDAPEYVIGDMISPFKAVLDGHYKAVEKRLLGAIHVRFGLPPVLADEITQAIKAADRGAAYLEATELAGFSESEARRLFGKDPGLSDSVRRDYLTPWTAARAEKQFLERFGAVFA
- a CDS encoding protein-tyrosine phosphatase family protein; protein product: MIHVCSLAALPETVRLTRASHVLTVMANVEQVARPVSVLPANHLKVSMDDITEEMDGFVAPSETHIEQVLNFVRGWDRSAPLVVHCYAGISRSTASAFAAVCALNPHRDEIEIAKKIRAASPIASPNRRIVGLADRALGRNGRMLRALDEMGPGAMMVEGRPFVIELE
- a CDS encoding DNA-3-methyladenine glycosylase I is translated as MSRAPRLHPDGKTRCPWPGEDLLYVAYHDTEWGVPEYDDRALYEKLILDGFQAGLSWITILRKRDNFRKAFDDFQPEKIARYNAKKVHALMNDAGIVRNRAKIDGAILSAKSYLDIMEKGPGFSRLLWDFMDGKPKVNHFKTTGSVPASTPLSVQISKELSARGFKFVGPTIVYAFMQATGMVNDHLVDCHCHATCGKTQRKPRLKAK